One window of Bos indicus isolate NIAB-ARS_2022 breed Sahiwal x Tharparkar chromosome 18, NIAB-ARS_B.indTharparkar_mat_pri_1.0, whole genome shotgun sequence genomic DNA carries:
- the LOC139176980 gene encoding interferon lambda-4-like, protein MGRSGTAAAAIGLWVLEEETLSWGPRKGSIRPKRNPPRLSSCAMLRRVAHDLADAQAVLSSLPSPELFPGVGQTLELLAAAGRDVAACLELARPGSWRRSPRRPGRRPKTRRAESPRCYEATVIFHLLHLLAWDLRLVAHAGPCL, encoded by the exons ATGGGGCGGAGTGGCACAGCCGCCGCGGCCATCGGGCTGTGGGTTTTG GAAGAAGAGACGCTGAGCTGGGGGCCTCGCAAAGGCTCTATCCGCCCGAAGAGGAACCCTCCGCGGCTGTCG TCCTGTGCGATGCTCCGCCGGGTGGCCCACGACCTCGCCGACGCCCAGGCCGTGCTGAGCAGCCTGCCGAGCCCCGAGCTCTTCCCCGGCGTCGGGCAGACCCTGGAGCTGCTGGCGGCCGCGGGGCGGGACGTGGCGGCCTGC CTCGAGCTGGCCCGGCCAGGCTCCTGGAGGAGGTCCCCGCGGCGGCCCGGGAGGCGTCCCAAGACTCGCCGAGCT GAGTCGCCTCGATGCTACGAAGCCACCGTCATCTTCCACCTCCTGCACCTGCTCGCGTGGGACCTGCGGCTGGTGGCGCACGCGGGGCCTTGTCTGTGA